A region of Eschrichtius robustus isolate mEscRob2 chromosome 19, mEscRob2.pri, whole genome shotgun sequence DNA encodes the following proteins:
- the FBXO46 gene encoding F-box only protein 46, which translates to MDRGGLLPFQLWCPRPFGTYSQNQPRPPSAALKPSACPEPGGGAEPDHGPAHSENTPPALATEAPASQPAPLLSAAAAGDEGRVLLDTWYVIKPGNTKEKVAFFVAHQCGGGSRASSMKVKGHWGSDSSKAKRRRRCLEPTKAPPDPGGQDGPPAAEGAPASASEDVDLLSVAEMVALVEQRAALALQSYPRPSTPAPVVYVSAEQGGPAKGLGSERRSGGGDCSRVAEAVAHFEAQRDNPPAKGLRKEERPGPGPGEVRIAFRISNGREPRAPDGSLPNGSGGRPGCAYPGSPGPGARAKDKITCDLYQLISPSRDALPSNVEFLLARADEASEGETPAPARPEDTPPAPPPPPARDCGASGFHVDVVVTGVVDECIFFGKDGTKNVKEETVCLTVSPEEPPPPGQLFFLQTRGPDGPPEPPPADSPATAPGPDDAEGTVDTSLCRLYRHVSHDFLEIRFKIQRLLEPRQYMLLLPEHVLVKIFSFLPTRALAALKCTCHHFKGIIEAFGVRATDSRWSRDPLYRDDPCKQCRKRYEKGDVSLCRWHPKPYHHDLPYGRSYWMCCRRADRETPGCRLGLHDNNWVLPCNGPGGGGGRAGREEGR; encoded by the coding sequence ATGGACCGAGGGGGCCTCCTTCCCTTCCAGCTGTGGTGCCCCCGGCCCTTTGGCACCTATTCCCAGAACCAGCCGCGCCCGCCTTCCGCAGCCCTCAAGCCATCGGCCTGCCCTGAGCCAGGCGGGGGGGCAGAGCCAGACCATGGCCCTGCCCACTCAGAAAacacacccccagccttggccacGGAGGCTCCTGCCTCCCAGCCTGCCCCGCTCCTTTCAGCAGCCGCTGCCGGCGACGAGGGTCGAGTCCTGCTGGACACGTGGTATGTTATCAAGCCCGGGAATACAAAGGAGAAGGTGGCCTTCTTTGTGGCCCACCAGTGTGGTGGAGGCAGCCGGGCCAGCTCCATGAAGGTCAAGGGGCACTGGGGTAGTGACAGCTCCAAGGCCAAGCGGAGGAGGCGCTGTCTTGAGCCTACGAAGGCTCCTCCGGACCCAGGGGGACAAGACGGGCCCCCTGCTGCTGAGGGGGCCCCAGCCTCAGCCAGTGAGGATGTGGACCTGCTCTCTGTGGCCGAGATGGTGGCCCTGGTGGAACAGCGGGCCGCCCTGGCCCTGCAGAGCTACCCGCGCCCGAGCACCCCAGCGCCTGTGGTCTACGTGTCGGCCGAGCAGGGTGGGCCTGCCAAGGGGCTGGGGTCCGAACGGCGGTCTGGTGGCGGGGACTGCAGCCGTGTGGCGGAGGCTGTGGCCCACTTCGAGGCTCAGCGGGACAACCCTCCAGCCAAAGGCCTCCGCAAGGAGGAGCGGCCCGGGCCAGGACCCGGGGAGGTGCGCATCGCCTTCCGGATCTCCAACGGCCGAGAGCCCCGTGCACCGGATGGCAGCTTGCCCAACGGGAGTGGGGGCCGGCCGGGTTGTGCCTACCCTGGCAGCCCGGGTCCTGGGGCCCGGGCCAAGGACAAGATCACCTGCGACCTGTACCAGCTCATCAGCCCCTCTCGGGATGCCCTCCCCAGCAATGTGGAGTTTCTGCTGGCTAGGGCGGATGAAGCCAGCGAGGGTGAgaccccagcccctgccaggcCCGAGGACACTCCCCCggccccccctccaccccctgcccgGGACTGTGGCGCGTCAGGCTTCCATGTGGATGTGGTGGTGACGGGGGTGGTGGATGAGTGCATCTTCTTCGGCAAGGATGGTACCAAAAACGTGAAGGAGGAGACGGTGTGCCTGACCGTCAGCCCCGAGGAGCCACCCCCACCTGGCCAGCTCTTCTTCCTCCAGACCCGGGGACCGGATGGGCCCCCCGAGCCACCGCCAGCCGACTCACCCGCCACTGCACCCGGCCCAGACGATGCTGAGGGGACGGTGGACACCTCCCTGTGCCGCCTGTACCGGCACGTGTCGCACGACTTCCTGGAAATCCGCTTCAAGATCCAGCGGTTGCTGGAGCCGCGACAGTACATGCTGCTGCTGCCCGAGCACGTGCTGGTCAAGATCTTCAGCTTCCTGCCCACGCGGGCCCTGGCGGCCCTCAAGTGCACCTGCCACCACTTCAAGGGCATCATTGAGGCGTTCGGCGTGCGGGCCACAGACTCGCGCTGGAGCCGCGACCCGCTCTACCGCGATGACCCTTGCAAGCAGTGCCGCAAGAGATACGAGAAGGGCGATGTGTCGCTCTGCCGCTGGCACCCCAAGCCCTACCACCACGACCTGCCTTATGGACGTTCCTACTGGATGTGCTGCCGCCGAGCCGATCGCGAGACGCCCGGCTGCCGCCTGGGTCTGCACGATAACAACTGGGTGTTGCCCTGCAATGGGCCAGGCGGTGGGGGCGGCCGGGCTGGCCGGGAGGAGGGGAGGTGa